A stretch of Cyanobacterium sp. HL-69 DNA encodes these proteins:
- a CDS encoding alkaline phosphatase encodes MTQNVILQGSFSSTDFLRSFNRFSDFVNFRRPSGRPVDEFEFSLTGNASPTLTVSSPSLTNSADFKLILVNTNTNQVVSSVTSAGGNATISGTPLNGGTNYRLQVVGRGAAGALPNLFGFTPTPNYTLQATLPQVGVPQFQTFQAKNSDFTTISSGLNSVGTTKILEITDTLFVARQSSNAGNEKIVGFTDGEAGDIAGIGNGRVGFADEYRFSFDNPGSASDVVVTITGVGGNALGNNNSGPYIAILNDSTGEILGQTAYTAFGFGNDFVADNDSTLITIPAATVNTLITNGDDLRLKVAGFEVEGGAEIGNVNPSRTLAYNVNVFSSGRNLSLEERTPSAGGGENFLTLDSSNAEIAYVAYYGRPADPSGRTFWSNVLGNSGISYSPRSGDVLANFSESARNAYNQFVNDFGNSTESGQLFGGLNTVARINQIYQQNFNRPADSEGLNFWLNAINNGDVSLPAAALEIALGATSGDLTIIQNKIDSSNLFTNSLVNQGVTSRYSGADAVTVGRNFLDSVGLSVATQGQVNTSINSLPVV; translated from the coding sequence ATGACACAAAATGTAATTTTACAAGGAAGTTTTAGCTCTACGGATTTCCTTCGTAGCTTTAACCGATTCTCTGACTTTGTCAATTTTCGTCGTCCTAGCGGGCGCCCTGTGGATGAATTTGAGTTCAGCTTAACAGGTAACGCAAGTCCTACCCTAACGGTTTCATCTCCGAGCTTAACCAACTCCGCGGACTTTAAGTTAATCTTGGTGAACACTAACACTAATCAAGTGGTTAGCTCTGTCACTTCTGCGGGGGGCAATGCTACCATCAGTGGTACACCTCTAAATGGAGGAACCAACTATCGCTTACAGGTAGTTGGACGGGGTGCGGCAGGGGCTTTACCTAATCTATTTGGGTTTACTCCTACCCCTAACTATACCCTCCAAGCGACCTTACCTCAAGTTGGAGTACCACAGTTTCAAACTTTTCAAGCCAAAAATAGTGACTTTACTACTATTTCCTCTGGATTAAATAGTGTTGGTACTACCAAAATTTTGGAAATTACTGACACTCTTTTTGTGGCAAGACAAAGTAGTAATGCTGGTAATGAAAAAATAGTTGGTTTTACCGATGGCGAAGCTGGAGACATTGCTGGAATCGGTAATGGTCGAGTGGGTTTTGCTGATGAATATCGTTTTTCTTTTGATAATCCGGGTAGTGCCTCCGATGTGGTTGTTACTATTACTGGTGTTGGAGGAAATGCCCTAGGGAACAATAACAGTGGTCCTTATATCGCCATACTAAATGATAGTACTGGAGAGATTTTGGGGCAGACTGCTTATACTGCTTTTGGCTTCGGTAATGATTTTGTTGCTGATAATGATAGTACCCTTATTACTATCCCTGCGGCGACAGTTAACACTCTGATTACTAATGGGGATGATTTACGGTTAAAAGTAGCCGGTTTTGAAGTGGAGGGAGGCGCAGAAATTGGTAATGTTAATCCCAGTCGTACCCTTGCTTACAATGTCAATGTTTTTTCCTCTGGACGTAATCTTTCTTTGGAAGAAAGGACTCCTAGCGCTGGGGGAGGAGAAAATTTTCTTACCCTTGATAGCAGTAACGCAGAAATTGCCTATGTAGCCTATTATGGCAGGCCAGCTGATCCTTCAGGACGTACTTTTTGGTCTAATGTATTGGGTAACAGTGGTATTAGTTATTCTCCCCGTAGTGGCGATGTTTTAGCCAATTTTTCTGAGTCTGCCAGAAATGCTTACAATCAATTTGTTAATGATTTTGGTAACTCCACGGAGTCGGGGCAGTTGTTTGGTGGTTTAAATACCGTTGCTCGTATTAACCAAATTTACCAACAAAACTTTAATCGTCCTGCGGATTCTGAGGGGTTAAATTTCTGGCTCAATGCCATTAATAATGGGGATGTTTCTTTACCAGCCGCAGCTTTGGAAATTGCTTTGGGTGCCACCAGTGGAGATTTAACTATCATACAAAACAAGATCGATAGTTCAAACCTATTTACTAATAGCTTGGTAAATCAGGGGGTTACTTCTCGTTATAGTGGTGCTGATGCGGTCACAGTGGGGCGTAATTTCCTTGATTCTGTTGGTTTATCGGTAGCTACCCAAGGACAGGTTAATACTTCTATTAATAGTCTTCCTGTGGTGTAA
- the pflD gene encoding formate C-acetyltransferase PflD codes for MVMITDKTASNPTAKFPIWEEFESGKWQQEVNVRDFIQRNYTPYADDESFLSDATPTTHNLWTEVKLLMKQEREKGVLDAETKIPSSINAYGAGYINKDLEKIVGLQTDKPLKRAIMPNGGIRVVEKSLEAYGYSIDPLIHDIFNKYRKTHNDGVFSAYTTEMRKARKSGIITGLPDAYGRGRIIGDYRRVALYGVDFLMEDKQNQLLSLEMDLMDEDTIRLREEITEQIKALQELKEMASSYGFDISNPATNATEAVQWLYFGYLAAVKEQNGAAMSLGRTANFLDIYIQRDLDKGLITETEAQELLDQFVIKLRMVRFLRAPEYNQLFAADPVWVTEVIGGMGLDGRPLVTKTSFRFLHTLYNLGPAPEPNLTILWSEKLPLAFKRYCAKVSIDTSSIQYENDDLMRPEYGDDYGIACCVSAMRIGKQMQFFGARVNLAKALLYAINGGKDENTAMQVAPAYAPITTEYLDYDEVSAKFDLLIDWLAKLYVNTLNVIHYMHDKYSYERIEMALHDRDVYRTMACGIAGLSVVGDAFSAMKYSRVKVIRNEAGLAIDYEVEGDYPKFGNNDDRVDTITANIMTAFMNKVRKNKTYRHAIPTQSVLTITSNVVYGKKTGSTPDGRKAGEPFAPGANPMHGRDTNGAIASMASVAKLPYEDAQDGISYTFSIVPEALGKTADMRISNLAGMLDGYFHDTGHHININVLNRETLLDAMDHPEQYPQLTIRVSGYAVNFIKLTREQQLDVINRTFHAQL; via the coding sequence ATGGTAATGATCACAGACAAAACCGCCTCCAACCCTACAGCAAAATTCCCTATCTGGGAAGAATTTGAGAGCGGAAAATGGCAACAAGAAGTTAATGTCAGAGATTTTATACAAAGAAATTATACCCCCTACGCCGACGACGAATCTTTCCTCAGCGATGCCACCCCCACCACCCATAACCTGTGGACGGAGGTTAAATTGTTGATGAAACAAGAAAGAGAAAAAGGAGTATTGGATGCCGAAACCAAAATTCCCTCCAGTATCAACGCCTACGGAGCTGGTTACATCAACAAAGACTTAGAAAAAATAGTCGGCTTACAAACCGATAAACCCCTTAAACGTGCCATCATGCCCAATGGTGGTATTAGGGTAGTGGAAAAATCCCTCGAGGCTTATGGATACAGCATAGATCCCTTAATCCATGATATATTCAACAAATATCGTAAAACCCATAACGATGGGGTTTTCTCTGCGTACACCACCGAGATGAGAAAAGCCCGTAAATCAGGTATTATCACAGGTTTACCTGATGCCTACGGTAGAGGCAGAATTATCGGGGATTATCGCCGAGTGGCATTGTATGGCGTGGACTTCCTCATGGAAGACAAACAAAATCAACTCCTCTCCCTTGAAATGGACTTGATGGATGAAGATACCATTCGCCTACGGGAAGAAATTACCGAGCAAATCAAAGCCCTCCAGGAATTAAAAGAGATGGCAAGTAGTTACGGTTTTGACATCAGTAACCCCGCCACTAACGCCACCGAAGCGGTGCAATGGCTCTATTTTGGCTATTTAGCCGCTGTTAAGGAACAAAATGGGGCGGCTATGTCCTTGGGGCGCACTGCCAACTTCCTCGACATTTATATTCAAAGGGATTTAGACAAGGGATTGATTACGGAAACCGAAGCCCAAGAATTGCTTGATCAATTTGTGATCAAATTGCGCATGGTAAGGTTTCTACGCGCTCCTGAGTATAACCAATTATTCGCCGCAGATCCAGTGTGGGTAACGGAAGTTATCGGCGGTATGGGTTTAGACGGGCGCCCCTTGGTGACAAAAACCAGTTTCCGCTTCCTCCATACCCTTTATAATTTAGGTCCTGCGCCTGAACCTAATTTAACCATTTTATGGTCAGAAAAACTACCCCTAGCCTTCAAACGCTATTGTGCTAAGGTTTCTATTGATACCAGTTCCATTCAATATGAAAACGATGACTTGATGCGCCCTGAGTATGGAGATGATTACGGTATCGCCTGTTGTGTGTCAGCCATGCGTATTGGTAAACAGATGCAGTTTTTCGGTGCAAGGGTAAACCTTGCCAAAGCCTTGTTATATGCCATCAATGGTGGTAAGGATGAAAATACTGCCATGCAGGTTGCCCCTGCCTATGCGCCTATCACGACGGAATATCTTGATTATGATGAGGTATCGGCAAAATTTGATCTGCTCATCGACTGGTTAGCCAAGTTATACGTTAATACTTTGAATGTTATCCACTATATGCACGATAAGTATTCTTACGAACGTATTGAAATGGCACTCCATGATCGAGATGTTTACCGCACCATGGCTTGTGGTATTGCTGGTTTGTCGGTGGTGGGTGATGCTTTCTCGGCAATGAAATACAGCAGGGTAAAAGTTATCCGTAATGAAGCTGGTTTGGCTATAGATTATGAGGTGGAAGGCGATTATCCTAAGTTTGGTAATAATGATGATCGGGTGGATACCATCACTGCTAATATTATGACGGCCTTTATGAATAAGGTACGCAAAAACAAAACCTATCGTCATGCCATTCCTACTCAGTCGGTGTTAACTATTACTTCTAATGTGGTGTATGGTAAAAAAACGGGTAGCACTCCCGATGGCAGAAAAGCTGGTGAACCTTTTGCCCCTGGGGCAAACCCCATGCACGGCAGGGATACTAATGGTGCGATCGCATCTATGGCTTCTGTGGCGAAACTACCCTACGAAGATGCGCAAGATGGGATTTCCTATACCTTCTCTATCGTACCCGAGGCGCTGGGTAAAACAGCGGATATGAGGATTAGTAACCTCGCTGGAATGCTAGATGGTTATTTCCACGATACAGGACACCATATCAACATTAACGTCCTTAACCGAGAAACTCTCCTTGATGCCATGGATCATCCTGAACAATATCCTCAGCTTACCATCAGGGTATCAGGTTATGCGGTGAACTTTATTAAACTTACCCGTGAGCAACAGCTAGACGTTATTAACCGTACTTTCCACGCTCAGTTATAG
- the glcD gene encoding glycolate oxidase subunit GlcD — MVFSVTRNKWQLIIKQLEKVLGKKGVIKRKEELLTYECDGLPQYRQRPAVVTLPRTTEEVSAIARICHENDIPWIARGAGTGLSGGALPVEDCVLIVTARMAKVLDIDYENQKIVVQPGIINNWVTQTVTGAGFYYAPDPSSQIICSIGGNVAENSGGVHCLKYGTTTNHVLGLTIVTPEGDIVKIGGKVPETPGYDLTGLFVGSEGTLGIATEITLKILKTPDSISVVLADFNSIEEAGKAVAEIIRSGIIPAGMEMMDNFSINAVEDIVATQCYPRDAQAILLVELDGLEVEVKNYKEKVGEICLQCGARNITSAEDAPTRLKLWKGRKAAFASMGKISPNYFVQDGVVPRSQLASVLSEISALGEQYGYRIANVFHAGDGNLHPLILYNQAEEGSFEKVEELGGEILKLCVKVGGSISGEHGIGSDKKCYMADMFSEPDLETMQYVRSAFNPKGLANPEKIFPTPRTCGESANAQKAEFKGSQAF; from the coding sequence ATGGTTTTCAGTGTTACCCGCAATAAATGGCAACTGATAATTAAGCAGTTGGAAAAAGTTTTAGGGAAAAAAGGGGTAATTAAACGCAAAGAAGAATTACTCACCTATGAGTGTGATGGTTTGCCTCAATATCGGCAACGCCCTGCTGTTGTTACTTTACCAAGGACAACGGAGGAGGTAAGTGCGATCGCCCGTATCTGTCACGAGAACGACATCCCATGGATAGCAAGGGGTGCAGGGACAGGATTATCAGGGGGAGCATTGCCCGTCGAAGACTGCGTTTTAATCGTTACCGCCCGTATGGCAAAAGTATTAGACATCGACTACGAAAACCAAAAAATCGTCGTACAACCCGGCATCATCAATAATTGGGTCACTCAAACCGTCACGGGTGCAGGGTTTTATTATGCTCCTGACCCCTCTAGCCAGATCATTTGTTCTATTGGAGGCAATGTGGCCGAAAACTCAGGGGGTGTCCACTGTCTCAAATATGGCACAACGACTAATCATGTCTTGGGCTTAACCATCGTCACCCCAGAAGGGGACATCGTCAAAATCGGAGGAAAAGTCCCAGAAACCCCTGGATATGACCTCACAGGCTTATTTGTTGGCTCAGAAGGTACTTTGGGTATTGCCACAGAAATCACCCTAAAAATCCTTAAAACTCCTGATTCTATCTCCGTAGTTTTAGCAGATTTTAATAGCATTGAAGAAGCAGGAAAAGCCGTTGCCGAAATTATCCGCTCAGGAATTATCCCTGCAGGAATGGAAATGATGGACAATTTTAGCATCAATGCCGTGGAAGATATTGTGGCTACTCAATGTTATCCTCGGGATGCCCAAGCCATCTTGTTAGTGGAGTTAGACGGTTTAGAAGTAGAAGTCAAAAACTACAAGGAAAAAGTAGGAGAAATTTGTTTACAGTGCGGTGCGAGAAATATTACCTCCGCCGAAGATGCCCCCACCCGTCTAAAATTATGGAAAGGCAGAAAAGCCGCCTTCGCCTCCATGGGCAAAATTAGCCCTAATTATTTCGTACAAGATGGAGTTGTGCCGCGATCGCAATTAGCCTCGGTATTAAGCGAAATAAGTGCCTTAGGGGAACAATATGGCTACCGTATCGCCAATGTTTTCCACGCAGGAGACGGAAATTTACATCCTCTTATTTTATATAACCAAGCCGAAGAAGGAAGTTTTGAAAAAGTAGAAGAATTAGGGGGAGAAATTCTTAAACTTTGTGTAAAAGTAGGTGGTAGCATATCAGGAGAGCATGGCATCGGTAGCGATAAAAAATGTTACATGGCAGATATGTTCAGTGAGCCAGACTTAGAAACCATGCAATACGTCAGAAGTGCTTTCAATCCCAAAGGATTAGCCAACCCTGAAAAAATCTTTCCCACCCCTCGCACCTGCGGAGAATCTGCCAATGCTCAAAAAGCTGAATTTAAAGGTAGTCAAGCATTTTAA
- a CDS encoding Inosine-5'-monophosphate dehydrogenase — protein MNKTVADIMTPSPITVNPDTPLNEAITILAEKKLSGLPVVDKDNKLVGVISESDLMWQETGVEPPPYIMILDSVIYLQNPNRYEKDVHKALGQSVGEVMTNKPITVKVDDTVKKAAQIFHEKKISRLPVVDGDGNVVGIVTQGDIIQAMALDH, from the coding sequence ATGAATAAAACTGTTGCTGATATAATGACTCCCTCACCCATCACCGTCAATCCTGATACTCCCCTCAACGAAGCCATTACGATTTTGGCTGAAAAAAAATTAAGTGGTTTGCCGGTGGTTGACAAGGATAATAAACTGGTGGGAGTAATCTCTGAGAGTGATTTAATGTGGCAGGAGACGGGGGTTGAGCCACCGCCATATATTATGATTTTGGATAGTGTTATTTACCTACAAAATCCTAATCGTTATGAAAAAGATGTACACAAAGCTTTGGGGCAAAGTGTGGGGGAAGTAATGACCAACAAGCCGATTACTGTTAAGGTTGATGACACTGTAAAAAAAGCGGCTCAAATTTTCCATGAGAAAAAAATAAGTCGTTTACCTGTGGTTGATGGTGATGGTAATGTAGTGGGCATTGTTACCCAAGGGGATATTATTCAAGCTATGGCTTTGGATCATTAA
- a CDS encoding Phycocyanin alpha phycocyanobilin lyase-related protein NblB, whose translation MTSTPESVKKLLYSEDFGDRIRGINELRNLSPDDAFELIIPVIADDNVRVRYAAVSQLDTLGGADLAKSKEVLLDRLYNDPESDVRAAAADAIAGLKMTEAYPDLEKVYNSTDDWLIQFSIVAALGELGDSRGFLLLEKALNSDNALLQTASISALGELGDNRAIDLLLPFVDNDDWQIRHRLAQALGRLGGEKAQGALQKLTNDKSDAVAEEAKNYVTDNG comes from the coding sequence ATGACTAGCACACCAGAATCAGTTAAAAAACTCCTTTACTCAGAGGATTTTGGCGATCGCATTCGGGGCATTAACGAATTAAGAAACCTATCTCCCGATGATGCCTTTGAATTGATTATCCCCGTGATTGCCGATGACAATGTCAGGGTAAGATATGCCGCTGTATCACAACTCGACACCCTTGGAGGAGCGGATTTAGCCAAGAGTAAAGAAGTATTGTTAGACCGATTATATAATGATCCTGAGTCCGACGTTCGGGCGGCGGCAGCTGATGCTATTGCGGGGCTAAAAATGACAGAGGCTTATCCAGACTTGGAAAAAGTATATAACAGCACCGATGACTGGTTAATTCAATTTAGTATTGTGGCAGCCCTCGGAGAATTGGGGGATAGTAGAGGATTTCTACTCCTAGAAAAAGCTCTAAATTCTGATAATGCTTTGCTTCAAACGGCTTCTATCAGTGCCTTAGGAGAGTTAGGGGATAATCGGGCTATTGATTTACTTTTACCCTTTGTGGATAACGATGATTGGCAAATACGCCACCGTCTCGCCCAAGCCCTCGGCAGACTGGGGGGTGAAAAAGCTCAAGGTGCTTTACAAAAATTAACAAATGACAAGTCCGACGCAGTGGCAGAAGAAGCAAAAAATTATGTAACTGATAATGGATAA
- a CDS encoding TPR repeat, with protein sequence MNKKFLSQLTLSLVIGSTGLFGLMSSVEAQQKTSKQLTFQQKEQLYELLTQGKEYIDSGDLNNALNAYRQASSIDETNARIFSGMGFLYASNGDYSSSAQAYRQAVSLEPDNARFYGALGYTLARSGDDEEAMRAYTRAVELEPQNAEYHLALGVISLRNGQHQAVERHYQQIVSLNATDETAYDVMATSLYQQGKYESAIALLTEAISKFPHNTDLQVKLATAYFQQGDAAEGLNKLESLHVSNLSDANVILKMAMLYEQNEDWEMALSGYRKASSVDPNSVVAHGSIARVLEKQGNNIMAIVAYRQFIEVAPQNPYGYHRLGMLLKERSRNEEAEAMLKKAEEIYQQRGDLASAQEVNEVLK encoded by the coding sequence GTGAACAAAAAATTTCTGAGTCAATTAACCCTTTCCCTTGTAATTGGTAGTACGGGATTATTTGGTTTAATGTCTTCCGTAGAGGCACAACAGAAGACAAGTAAACAGCTTACTTTTCAACAAAAAGAACAACTTTACGAACTACTAACCCAAGGTAAGGAGTATATTGATAGCGGAGATTTAAACAACGCGCTCAATGCTTATCGCCAAGCCTCTAGTATTGATGAAACTAATGCCCGTATTTTTTCAGGAATGGGCTTTTTATATGCTAGTAATGGGGATTATTCCTCTTCTGCCCAAGCCTATCGTCAGGCGGTTTCCCTAGAGCCTGATAATGCTCGTTTTTATGGTGCTTTGGGTTATACCCTTGCCAGAAGTGGTGATGATGAAGAAGCCATGAGGGCTTACACTAGGGCGGTGGAGTTAGAGCCTCAAAATGCGGAATATCATTTGGCATTGGGGGTAATTTCCCTCAGAAATGGACAACATCAGGCGGTGGAAAGACATTATCAACAAATTGTTTCTTTGAATGCCACGGATGAAACTGCCTATGATGTCATGGCAACTTCTTTGTATCAACAGGGAAAGTATGAAAGTGCGATCGCACTTTTAACCGAAGCCATCAGTAAATTTCCTCATAATACAGATTTACAAGTAAAATTAGCCACAGCTTATTTTCAACAGGGCGATGCCGCTGAAGGTTTGAACAAATTAGAAAGTTTACACGTCAGTAACCTCAGTGATGCCAATGTCATCTTGAAAATGGCAATGTTATACGAACAAAATGAAGACTGGGAAATGGCTTTAAGCGGTTATAGAAAAGCCTCTAGTGTCGATCCTAATTCTGTGGTTGCCCATGGTAGTATAGCTAGGGTGTTGGAAAAACAAGGTAATAACATTATGGCCATTGTGGCTTATCGTCAATTTATCGAAGTTGCCCCCCAAAATCCTTATGGTTATCATCGCTTAGGAATGCTTCTCAAAGAAAGAAGTAGAAATGAAGAAGCCGAAGCCATGCTCAAGAAAGCAGAAGAAATTTATCAACAAAGGGGTGATTTAGCTTCAGCCCAAGAAGTTAATGAAGTTTTAAAATAA